A window of the Armatimonadota bacterium genome harbors these coding sequences:
- a CDS encoding MGMT family protein yields the protein MAGFSCGRPPADSVPLDLADTTQFSRSVLQECAKIPFGSIVAYHELAALAGSSRAARAVGQVMRRNPLAPFVPCHRVVGADGMLTGFGGGLPLKAHLLELEGWEVHRGPGEKWRVSVSRESHSIKARR from the coding sequence TTGGCGGGTTTTTCTTGCGGCCGACCGCCGGCAGACTCGGTTCCGCTGGACCTGGCAGACACGACTCAATTCTCACGATCGGTGCTCCAGGAGTGCGCGAAGATCCCCTTCGGTTCCATTGTTGCGTATCACGAACTGGCGGCCCTGGCGGGCAGCAGCAGGGCTGCGCGGGCAGTGGGGCAGGTCATGCGCCGCAACCCATTGGCGCCTTTCGTGCCTTGTCATCGCGTCGTCGGCGCGGACGGGATGCTTACAGGCTTTGGTGGGGGCCTGCCACTGAAAGCGCATCTATTGGAGTTGGAGGGCTGGGAGGTGCATCGGGGGCCGGGCGAGAAATGGCGTGTGTCCGTATCGCGGGAGTCTCACTCGATCAAGGCTCGGCGCTAG